The proteins below are encoded in one region of Syntrophotalea carbinolica DSM 2380:
- a CDS encoding 6-hydroxymethylpterin diphosphokinase MptE-like protein encodes MENFATYDLGPFIANDFGDRYLYPVNRETFHRTSANVLYKKHFDGGLFNGKTLHILVGTDSGILLKYLLQADLPEGSRYVCIELPHVIARLTQEGLLEKLPENITCAPIDQLKKIADRFQFQNYLYTEKIIIWKSLAAVDAFLPEYAELYWATRDYIDTFAWKIKVQLGNHIFLSRQLENLTENRISAAFLQNLFPGKTAVLLAAGPSLDDLLPWVQQHRDKLVVLAVSRIARRLKEVDLAPDIFFSVDPQQACFDVSKEMLHFGERTLFVNSFHVVPQLISQWQGPAAFIGKRFPWPETSTETFLNAPGPTVTNAAFATAMQMGFSQIILAGVDLCFSPEGYSHAKGSYERQAGPQFHQFDTQVETNRGIRTFTTRAMAEAITSLGDLAKLALAKGCKTINPTALAAKISHVEHIPLDTLDFTPLTEPAWEKIIHTFPKENDQTRKAYFKTVLDKLQTAERHTIKVQKLAAEGLKCNDGLFGRNGMQADFKYKIRMDKVEKAMNRPPVATYANLIKEIGLRQFLKLSPIDEGGEWSDEQVEETGRLYYEAYRDSAAQMLQYIQKAIGRIKLRMEEENRDADLTRLIETWRENAETGRALIWNHRHNKDNDNRPDSINHRLTECIADFYASIAHNPDYLVQGTKVGADPEMARQRIRILFKNRDRTALSGILQGLAASTDDNNTPIYHLAAAYLAELGGDFAGAFEAYQNVLESASQSVAEDALRRVASLSLELDNPENALLALECLAGYSPVYLAQYADLAKLLGQTKTALDAYADYLERFPDDLMVLLKVGQLYQQQGQHEFAQTVFKHILNLEPENEAAKKSFEISDNFLRSGS; translated from the coding sequence GTGGAGAATTTTGCTACCTACGATCTCGGGCCGTTTATCGCCAACGACTTCGGGGACCGTTATCTGTATCCGGTTAATCGTGAAACGTTCCACCGCACCAGCGCCAATGTCCTCTACAAAAAGCACTTCGACGGCGGACTCTTTAACGGAAAGACACTGCATATTCTGGTCGGAACCGACTCCGGCATTTTGCTCAAGTACCTGCTTCAAGCCGATCTCCCGGAAGGCTCCAGATATGTCTGCATTGAACTCCCCCACGTCATTGCTCGCTTGACACAGGAAGGACTGTTGGAAAAGCTCCCCGAAAACATTACCTGCGCTCCGATCGATCAACTCAAAAAGATAGCTGATCGATTTCAATTCCAAAACTATCTGTACACGGAAAAAATTATCATTTGGAAATCCCTCGCGGCGGTCGATGCATTTTTGCCCGAATACGCCGAATTGTATTGGGCCACGAGGGACTATATCGATACATTTGCCTGGAAAATAAAAGTCCAACTGGGCAATCATATCTTCCTTTCACGCCAACTGGAAAACCTGACGGAAAATCGAATTTCTGCGGCTTTTCTGCAAAATCTTTTCCCCGGCAAAACCGCGGTACTTTTAGCAGCAGGGCCATCGCTGGACGACCTTCTGCCGTGGGTTCAGCAACATCGGGACAAATTGGTGGTGTTGGCGGTCTCACGTATCGCCCGTCGTCTCAAAGAAGTGGACCTGGCTCCCGACATCTTCTTTTCCGTCGACCCCCAACAGGCCTGTTTCGATGTCAGCAAGGAAATGCTGCATTTCGGCGAAAGGACCCTGTTCGTCAACAGTTTTCATGTTGTACCCCAGCTTATTAGTCAATGGCAGGGTCCAGCCGCTTTTATCGGCAAACGTTTCCCATGGCCGGAGACATCCACCGAAACCTTTCTTAACGCACCGGGTCCCACGGTCACGAACGCCGCCTTTGCAACCGCCATGCAAATGGGGTTTTCTCAAATTATCCTTGCCGGCGTCGATCTCTGCTTCAGCCCGGAAGGCTACTCTCATGCCAAGGGCAGCTACGAGCGGCAAGCCGGTCCGCAATTCCACCAGTTTGACACACAGGTCGAAACCAACCGGGGAATCCGGACGTTTACCACCAGGGCCATGGCCGAAGCCATAACCTCTCTGGGAGATCTGGCCAAATTGGCTTTGGCAAAGGGTTGCAAAACCATCAATCCGACCGCTTTGGCGGCCAAAATCTCCCATGTTGAACACATCCCCCTGGACACTCTGGACTTTACGCCCCTAACCGAACCCGCATGGGAAAAGATCATACATACTTTTCCAAAGGAAAACGATCAAACCCGGAAGGCCTATTTCAAAACCGTTTTGGATAAACTGCAGACGGCCGAAAGACATACGATTAAAGTCCAAAAGTTGGCCGCCGAAGGGCTCAAATGCAACGATGGTCTGTTCGGACGCAATGGCATGCAAGCGGATTTCAAATACAAAATCCGCATGGACAAGGTTGAAAAAGCGATGAATAGGCCCCCCGTGGCAACCTACGCCAATCTTATTAAAGAAATCGGATTACGCCAATTTCTCAAGCTTTCCCCTATTGACGAAGGTGGGGAATGGAGTGATGAACAGGTTGAAGAAACCGGCCGTCTCTATTATGAAGCCTATAGAGACAGTGCTGCGCAGATGCTTCAATACATTCAAAAAGCCATCGGGCGCATTAAATTACGGATGGAGGAAGAGAATCGCGATGCCGATTTAACCCGCCTTATCGAAACCTGGCGGGAAAATGCCGAAACGGGACGTGCCTTGATATGGAACCATCGCCATAACAAGGACAACGATAACCGTCCGGATAGCATAAACCACCGTCTCACAGAATGCATCGCTGATTTCTATGCCTCCATTGCCCATAATCCCGATTATCTTGTACAGGGAACCAAGGTCGGTGCCGACCCGGAAATGGCCCGCCAGCGCATAAGAATTCTTTTCAAAAACAGGGACCGGACAGCCCTGTCCGGCATACTGCAGGGATTGGCCGCCTCAACCGACGACAACAACACACCGATCTATCATCTGGCGGCCGCTTATCTTGCCGAACTTGGAGGTGATTTCGCCGGGGCTTTTGAGGCATATCAAAACGTCCTGGAATCGGCTTCACAGAGCGTGGCAGAAGACGCCTTACGTCGCGTTGCCTCACTTTCCCTGGAACTTGATAACCCCGAAAATGCCCTTTTGGCACTGGAATGCCTGGCGGGTTATTCCCCTGTCTACCTTGCACAATACGCAGATCTTGCAAAACTCCTGGGTCAAACCAAAACCGCGCTCGATGCCTACGCCGATTATCTGGAGCGATTCCCGGATGATTTAATGGTGCTGCTTAAAGTCGGTCAACTTTACCAGCAGCAGGGACAACATGAATTTGCCCAAACGGTTTTTAAGCACATTCTTAATCTGGAGCCTGAAAACGAAGCGGCCAAAAAATCTTTCGAAATCTCGGACAATTTTCTCCGCTCAGGATCGTAA